AAGATTTCACTAGGGACTAACCAGGCTAAAGGACCCCATGACCATGAGTAACCGCAGACGTAAACGCATATGAAAACCAGTACGAAATACGCGTAAGATTTGGTCATTAACGCAGTATGATCACCGAGTTTGTTTGCCATGACTCCACCTATTATCATTTGGGATATGAACATTTGAATTCCTCCTAATATGAACAGTTTTCTTCGTCCAAATTTATCAACTATATGCATCGATATTATAGTGAATATTGTAGCTATGCCACTAATCACTGCGGAGGATAATAATGCTGCACTTGTCTTCAACCCTATTGTTATGAATAATAGTGGTGCATAGAATGCAACGACATTaattcctgtaacttgttggaaGAACGGGATGGCTATTGCCATTACGAGCTGAGGTCGATATCTCCTCTCCAAAATTTTGAAATAGCTCTTACTTGTTGTTTTGGAGGCAGAACTAGCTTTGATAAGATCATCCAGCTCTTCTAGAACATCAACAGTACCTCTTACTTTTTGCAACACCATCTTCGCGTTGTTAATGTCTTTCCCACGTTGAATCAAACTATTTGGCGTGTCCGGTAGGAAAATAGATCCAATTGTGAAGATTAAAGCTGGGAATGCAGCAATGCCAAGTGAACCTCGCCAACTATAAGTACCGAAAATCTTTTGGCTTCCAAAGTTGATGAGGCTGGCAAATAAAACTCCTAGGTTGGTACTTAACTGGAAACAATTGTTAATTCCTCCTCGGTATTTGGCAGGTGCCATCTCTGAGAGATACAAAGGGACTGACTGCAAAAAAATAAGCAAATGTATGTAAGTGTATACAGTGA
This is a stretch of genomic DNA from Papaver somniferum cultivar HN1 chromosome 1, ASM357369v1, whole genome shotgun sequence. It encodes these proteins:
- the LOC113273624 gene encoding hexose carrier protein HEX6-like, whose translation is MAGGFVETGEENKQYNGRLTKFVALSCIIAGFGGVLFGYDIGVSGGVTSMAPFLTKFFPDVFRRMKEDKNISNYCKFDDQRLTLFTSSLYIAGLVACWVASWVTRVYGRKCSILIGGASFVIGTVLGAAAQNLAMLLIGRALLGVGIGFTNQSVPLYLSEMAPAKYRGGINNCFQLSTNLGVLFASLINFGSQKIFGTYSWRGSLGIAAFPALIFTIGSIFLPDTPNSLIQRGKDINNAKMVLQKVRGTVDVLEELDDLIKASSASKTTSKSYFKILERRYRPQLVMAIAIPFFQQVTGINVVAFYAPLLFITIGLKTSAALLSSAVISGIATIFTIISMHIVDKFGRRKLFILGGIQMFISQMIIGGVMANKLGDHTALMTKSYAYFVLVFICVYVCGYSWSWGPLAWLVPSEIFPLEIRSAGQTIVVSVGMFFTIIIAQAFLTMLCHFKAGIFFFFGGWVFVMTVFVYFFLPETCGIPIEKMVKVWREHWFWKRFVGDVEIEDTEELRTP